A region from the Ciconia boyciana chromosome 1, ASM3463844v1, whole genome shotgun sequence genome encodes:
- the ATN1 gene encoding atrophin-1 isoform X1 — MFSSNRAKENGGPTPKRMKTRQNKDSMSMRSGRKKEAPGPREELRSRGRASPGGVSTSSSDGKAEKSRQATKKGRVEESCTPKGSKQGRTEEISESEGEDTNAPKKNKTEELPCPPSPSDVDSLDGHSFNDEMSSDPRDIDQDNRSTSPSVYSPGSVENDSDSSSVLSQGPSHSYHHPPLFPQSPPVAPPPDSLARPPEPSFGLPGEVHPQGPPTGSYHSQLEGQATRIFQAQAPQTPASSSSAVAAPSAPPSSSSSSSSSSAHAPLYPTANVVQVGAKTAGGVGGLPAPGGREQTLSAKHNPPPTTPISLTSVVGGLPPQKTPPANPPAVPPSSAPSFPHVSANLPPPPALRPLNNAVAASSSPGMVGQALSGHLPSPHGMGQDKAPALAPSRYPYAPPPLPPSSSSAQYPQPSPAQPLPSYSASYGHSFPPPSGLSVSSQPPKYTQPSLPSQPVWSQGPPPYSRPLGNTGNHPAAPFPGQPPHHQQPPQQHHHGHGSGGGVSPAAAAPPQPPGGYPHGLESNSHHPSHATYGLRLYPPHSQAAYSQAASAAAAASSSSSSSSSSSSSSSSSTASSQGSYPGMCAHPPGQSPATYTFPPPPPPSPAHGAGPPVTSAATTLSTVIATMASPSAASYKTVSPPVPPSAVVPYGKRAASPLPTFQQPAPYKPGSPPASSAAPFRAATPPGYRVASSPVAGGYKAPSPAPSAPPPLPGNMAAPAPPPPPLPLSAAQIKQEPSEEYEPPESPVPPARSPSPPPKVVDVPSHASQSARFNKHLDRGFNSCSRTDLYFVPLDGSKLAKKRADLVEKVRREAEQKAREEKEREREREREKEREREKERELERSVKMAQEGRPVECSSLGPVPHRPSFEQGSAVATVPPYLGPDTPALRTLSEYARPHVMSPSNRNHPFYVPLGAVDPGLLGYNVPAIYSSDPATRERELREREARERDLRDRDLRERLKPGFEVKPAELEQLHAVPAAAMDPFPRHGGLSLQTAPGLHPAFPFHPGLGHLERERLALAAGPTLRPDMSYAERLAAERQHAERVAALSNDPLARLQMLNVTPHHHQHSHIHSHLHLHQQDAIHAASASVHPLIDPLASGSHLTRIPYPAGTIPNPLLPHPLHENEVLRHQLFAAPYRDLPGSLSAPMSAAHQLQAMHAQSAELQRLALEQQQWLHAHHPLHSVPLPTQEDYYSHLKKESDKPL; from the exons atgttttcatcAAACCGCGCCAAGGAGAATGGGGGTCCCACACCCAAAAGAATGAAGACACGACAGAACAAGGACTCA ATGTCAATGCGGAGTGGACGGAAGAAAGAGGCTCCAGGGCCCCGAGAGGAGCTCAGGTCACGGGGTCGAGCTTCCCCTGGGGGCGTCAGCACCTCCAGCAGTGatggaaaggctgagaaatcCCGGCAAGCCACAAAG AAGGGCCGGGTGGAGGAATCCTGCACCCCCAAGGGCAGCAAGCAGGGCCGAACAGAAGAGATCTCAGAGAGTGAAGGGGAGGACACCAATGCtcccaaaaaaaacaaaaccgaG GAGTTGCCCtgccctccatccccatctgATGTTGACAGCCTTGATGGCCACAGCTTCAACGATGAGATGAGCAGTGACCCACGGGACATTGACCAGGATAACAGAAGCACCTCACCCAGCGTCTACAGCCCTGGCAGCGTGGAGAATGACTCTGATTCCTCCTCTGTGCTGTCCCAGGGGCCGTCTCACTCCTACCACCACCCTCCACTCTTCCCCCAGAGCCCACCAGTAGCTCCCCCTCCCGACAGCCTGGCCCGTCCACCTGAGCCCAGCTTTGGGCTCCCAGGTGAGGTGCACCCCCAGGGGCCCCCCACAGGGAGCTACCACTCCCAGCTGGAGGGCCAGGCCACCCGCATTTTCCAGGCTCAAGCCCCGCAAACacccgcctcctcctcctctgctgttgctgctccttctgctcccccttcctcctcctcctcttcctcctcctcctctgcccatgCTCCTCTTTACCCTACGGCCAATGTGGTCCAGGTTGGGGCCAAAACTGCTGGTGGAGTGGGGGGGCTCCCAGCACCAGGGGGTCGCGAGCAGACCCTCAGTGCCAAGCACAATCCGCCACCCACCACCCCCATCTCGCTGACATCGGTGGTCGGGGGGCTCCCCCCTCAAAAGACGCCCCCAGCCAACCCTCCGGCCGTCCCCCCATCTTCggccccttccttcccccacgTCTCCGCCAatctgcctcctcctccagccctgcgcCCACTCAACAACGCGGTGGCcgcctccagctccccagggatGGTGGGGCAGGCCCTGAGCGGCCACCTTCCCTCGCCCCACGGGATGGGGCAGGACAAGGCACCGGCCCTGGCCCCCTCCCGCTACCCCTacgccccgccgccgctgccgccctcCAGCTCCTCGGCCCAGtacccccagccctccccggcccagcccctgcccagtTACAGTGCCTCATATGGCCACTCCTTCCCCCCGCCCAGCGGCCTCTCCGTGTCCAGCCAGCCCCCCAAGTAcacccagccctccctgccctcccagcccgTCTGGAGCCAAGGGCCGCCCCCGTACAGCCGCCCGCTGGGCAACACCGGGAACCACCCCGCTGCCCCCTTCCCCGGCCAGCCCCCCCATCACCagcagcctccccagcagcaccaccacGGCCacgggagcggcgggggggtctccccggcagcggcagctcccccccagccccctggggGTTACCCCCATGGCCTGGAGTCAAACAGCCATCACCCTTCCCATGCCACCTACGGGCTGCGCCTCTACCCTCCTCACAGCCAGGCCGCTTACAGCCAAGCTGCCTCAGCTGCCgctgcagcctcctcttcctcctcctcgtcctcctcctcttcctcctcctcctcctcctccaccgcCTCTTCCCAGGGAAGCTACCCTGGCATGTGCGCTCACCCCCCGGGGCAGAGTCCTGCCACCTACACCTTCCCaccacccccgcccccctcccctgcccatgGGGCTGGCCCTCCAGTCACTTCCGCTGCCACCACGCTCTCCACCGTTATCGCCACTATGGCCTCTCCGTCCGCGGCCTCCTACAAGACCGTCTCGCCCCCAGTACCCCCCTCGGCCGTGGTCCCCTACGGGAAGCGGGcggcctcccccctccccaccttccaGCAGCCGGCCCCCTACAAGCCAGGTTCGCCCCCCGCTTCCTCGGCCGCCCCTTTCCGGGCAGCCACCCCTCCCGGCTACCGGGTGGCCTCCTCCCCTGTGGCAGGGGGCTACAAAGCCCCCTCGCCcgccccctctgccccaccaCCCCTGCCGGGGAACAtggctgccccggcccccccgccacccccgctGCCCCTCAGCGCTGCGCAGATAAAGCAGGAGCCGTCGGAGGAGTATGAGCCCCCCGAGAGCCCGGTGCCGCCTGCTCGCAGCCCCTCGCCGCCCCCCAAGGTGGTAGACGTGCCGAGCCACGCCAGCCAGTCAGCCAG ATTCAACAAACACCTGGACCGCGGCTTCAACTCCTGCTCCCGCACAGATCTGTACTTCGTGCCCCTCGATGGCTCCAAGCTGGCCAAGAAAAGAGCAGACTTGGTGGAGAAAGTGCGGCGAGAGGCTGAGCAGAAGGCGCGGGAAGAGAAGGAGCGGGAacgggagcgggagcgggagaaggagcgggagcgggagaAGGAGCGGGAGCTGGAGAGGAGCGTG AAGATGGCCCAGGAGGGCCGGCCAGTTGAGTGCTCGTCCCTTGGGCCAGTTCCCCACCGCCCCTCCTTCGAGCAGGGCAGTGCTGTAGCGACTGTTCCCCCATACCTGGGCCCCGACACCCCAGCTCTGCGTACCCTCAGCGAATACGCACGGCCCCACGTCATGTCCCCCAGCAACCGCAACCACCCTTTCTACGTGCCACTGGGTGCAGTCGACCCAGGCTTGCTGGGGTACAACGTGCCAGCCATCTACAGCAGTGATCCAGCGACACGGGAGCGAGAGCTGAGGGAGCGGGAAGCCCGTGAACGAGACCTGAGGGACCGGGACCTGCGTGAACGTCTCAAGCCCGGCTTTGAAGTCAAGCCAGCCGAGTTGGAGCAGCTCCAtgctgtgccagctgctgccatggATCCGTTTCCACGCCATGGCGGGCTGAGTCTGCAGACGGCCCCCGGCCTTCatcctgcttttcccttccaCCCAGGGCTGGGCCATTTGGAGCGGGAGAGGCTGGCGCTGGCAGCCGGTCCGACCCTTCGTCCTGACATGTCCTACGCCGAGCGCTTGGCGGCTGAGCGCCAGCACGCCGAGCGAGTGGCAGCTCTCAGCAATGACCCTTTGGCCCGGCTGCAGATGCTCAATGTGACACCTCATCATCATCAGCATTCCCACATCCACTCCCACCTCCATCTCCACCAGCAGGATGCCATACATGCAG cctcAGCCTCTGTTCATCCTCTTATCGACCCACTCGCCTCGGGATCACACCTCACCCGGATACCATACCCAGCTGGAACCATCCCCAaccctctcctgcctcacccTCTACATGAGAATGAAGTGCTGCGCCACCAGCTTTTTG CTGCACCCTACAGGGACCTGCCAGGCTCTCTCTCTGCGCCCATGTCAGCAGCACATCAGCTCCAGGCCATGCACGCGCagtcagctgagctgcagcgCCTGGCTCTGGAACAGCAGCAGTGGCTTCACGCCCATCACCCTCTGCACAGCGTGCCACTCCCAACGCAGGAGGATTACTACAG CCAcctgaagaaagaaagtgaCAAACCCCTTTAA
- the ATN1 gene encoding atrophin-1 isoform X3, with protein MKTRQNKDSMSMRSGRKKEAPGPREELRSRGRASPGGVSTSSSDGKAEKSRQATKKGRVEESCTPKGSKQGRTEEISESEGEDTNAPKKNKTEELPCPPSPSDVDSLDGHSFNDEMSSDPRDIDQDNRSTSPSVYSPGSVENDSDSSSVLSQGPSHSYHHPPLFPQSPPVAPPPDSLARPPEPSFGLPGEVHPQGPPTGSYHSQLEGQATRIFQAQAPQTPASSSSAVAAPSAPPSSSSSSSSSSAHAPLYPTANVVQVGAKTAGGVGGLPAPGGREQTLSAKHNPPPTTPISLTSVVGGLPPQKTPPANPPAVPPSSAPSFPHVSANLPPPPALRPLNNAVAASSSPGMVGQALSGHLPSPHGMGQDKAPALAPSRYPYAPPPLPPSSSSAQYPQPSPAQPLPSYSASYGHSFPPPSGLSVSSQPPKYTQPSLPSQPVWSQGPPPYSRPLGNTGNHPAAPFPGQPPHHQQPPQQHHHGHGSGGGVSPAAAAPPQPPGGYPHGLESNSHHPSHATYGLRLYPPHSQAAYSQAASAAAAASSSSSSSSSSSSSSSSSTASSQGSYPGMCAHPPGQSPATYTFPPPPPPSPAHGAGPPVTSAATTLSTVIATMASPSAASYKTVSPPVPPSAVVPYGKRAASPLPTFQQPAPYKPGSPPASSAAPFRAATPPGYRVASSPVAGGYKAPSPAPSAPPPLPGNMAAPAPPPPPLPLSAAQIKQEPSEEYEPPESPVPPARSPSPPPKVVDVPSHASQSARFNKHLDRGFNSCSRTDLYFVPLDGSKLAKKRADLVEKVRREAEQKAREEKEREREREREKEREREKERELERSVKMAQEGRPVECSSLGPVPHRPSFEQGSAVATVPPYLGPDTPALRTLSEYARPHVMSPSNRNHPFYVPLGAVDPGLLGYNVPAIYSSDPATRERELREREARERDLRDRDLRERLKPGFEVKPAELEQLHAVPAAAMDPFPRHGGLSLQTAPGLHPAFPFHPGLGHLERERLALAAGPTLRPDMSYAERLAAERQHAERVAALSNDPLARLQMLNVTPHHHQHSHIHSHLHLHQQDAIHAASASVHPLIDPLASGSHLTRIPYPAGTIPNPLLPHPLHENEVLRHQLFAAPYRDLPGSLSAPMSAAHQLQAMHAQSAELQRLALEQQQWLHAHHPLHSVPLPTQEDYYSHLKKESDKPL; from the exons ATGAAGACACGACAGAACAAGGACTCA ATGTCAATGCGGAGTGGACGGAAGAAAGAGGCTCCAGGGCCCCGAGAGGAGCTCAGGTCACGGGGTCGAGCTTCCCCTGGGGGCGTCAGCACCTCCAGCAGTGatggaaaggctgagaaatcCCGGCAAGCCACAAAG AAGGGCCGGGTGGAGGAATCCTGCACCCCCAAGGGCAGCAAGCAGGGCCGAACAGAAGAGATCTCAGAGAGTGAAGGGGAGGACACCAATGCtcccaaaaaaaacaaaaccgaG GAGTTGCCCtgccctccatccccatctgATGTTGACAGCCTTGATGGCCACAGCTTCAACGATGAGATGAGCAGTGACCCACGGGACATTGACCAGGATAACAGAAGCACCTCACCCAGCGTCTACAGCCCTGGCAGCGTGGAGAATGACTCTGATTCCTCCTCTGTGCTGTCCCAGGGGCCGTCTCACTCCTACCACCACCCTCCACTCTTCCCCCAGAGCCCACCAGTAGCTCCCCCTCCCGACAGCCTGGCCCGTCCACCTGAGCCCAGCTTTGGGCTCCCAGGTGAGGTGCACCCCCAGGGGCCCCCCACAGGGAGCTACCACTCCCAGCTGGAGGGCCAGGCCACCCGCATTTTCCAGGCTCAAGCCCCGCAAACacccgcctcctcctcctctgctgttgctgctccttctgctcccccttcctcctcctcctcttcctcctcctcctctgcccatgCTCCTCTTTACCCTACGGCCAATGTGGTCCAGGTTGGGGCCAAAACTGCTGGTGGAGTGGGGGGGCTCCCAGCACCAGGGGGTCGCGAGCAGACCCTCAGTGCCAAGCACAATCCGCCACCCACCACCCCCATCTCGCTGACATCGGTGGTCGGGGGGCTCCCCCCTCAAAAGACGCCCCCAGCCAACCCTCCGGCCGTCCCCCCATCTTCggccccttccttcccccacgTCTCCGCCAatctgcctcctcctccagccctgcgcCCACTCAACAACGCGGTGGCcgcctccagctccccagggatGGTGGGGCAGGCCCTGAGCGGCCACCTTCCCTCGCCCCACGGGATGGGGCAGGACAAGGCACCGGCCCTGGCCCCCTCCCGCTACCCCTacgccccgccgccgctgccgccctcCAGCTCCTCGGCCCAGtacccccagccctccccggcccagcccctgcccagtTACAGTGCCTCATATGGCCACTCCTTCCCCCCGCCCAGCGGCCTCTCCGTGTCCAGCCAGCCCCCCAAGTAcacccagccctccctgccctcccagcccgTCTGGAGCCAAGGGCCGCCCCCGTACAGCCGCCCGCTGGGCAACACCGGGAACCACCCCGCTGCCCCCTTCCCCGGCCAGCCCCCCCATCACCagcagcctccccagcagcaccaccacGGCCacgggagcggcgggggggtctccccggcagcggcagctcccccccagccccctggggGTTACCCCCATGGCCTGGAGTCAAACAGCCATCACCCTTCCCATGCCACCTACGGGCTGCGCCTCTACCCTCCTCACAGCCAGGCCGCTTACAGCCAAGCTGCCTCAGCTGCCgctgcagcctcctcttcctcctcctcgtcctcctcctcttcctcctcctcctcctcctccaccgcCTCTTCCCAGGGAAGCTACCCTGGCATGTGCGCTCACCCCCCGGGGCAGAGTCCTGCCACCTACACCTTCCCaccacccccgcccccctcccctgcccatgGGGCTGGCCCTCCAGTCACTTCCGCTGCCACCACGCTCTCCACCGTTATCGCCACTATGGCCTCTCCGTCCGCGGCCTCCTACAAGACCGTCTCGCCCCCAGTACCCCCCTCGGCCGTGGTCCCCTACGGGAAGCGGGcggcctcccccctccccaccttccaGCAGCCGGCCCCCTACAAGCCAGGTTCGCCCCCCGCTTCCTCGGCCGCCCCTTTCCGGGCAGCCACCCCTCCCGGCTACCGGGTGGCCTCCTCCCCTGTGGCAGGGGGCTACAAAGCCCCCTCGCCcgccccctctgccccaccaCCCCTGCCGGGGAACAtggctgccccggcccccccgccacccccgctGCCCCTCAGCGCTGCGCAGATAAAGCAGGAGCCGTCGGAGGAGTATGAGCCCCCCGAGAGCCCGGTGCCGCCTGCTCGCAGCCCCTCGCCGCCCCCCAAGGTGGTAGACGTGCCGAGCCACGCCAGCCAGTCAGCCAG ATTCAACAAACACCTGGACCGCGGCTTCAACTCCTGCTCCCGCACAGATCTGTACTTCGTGCCCCTCGATGGCTCCAAGCTGGCCAAGAAAAGAGCAGACTTGGTGGAGAAAGTGCGGCGAGAGGCTGAGCAGAAGGCGCGGGAAGAGAAGGAGCGGGAacgggagcgggagcgggagaaggagcgggagcgggagaAGGAGCGGGAGCTGGAGAGGAGCGTG AAGATGGCCCAGGAGGGCCGGCCAGTTGAGTGCTCGTCCCTTGGGCCAGTTCCCCACCGCCCCTCCTTCGAGCAGGGCAGTGCTGTAGCGACTGTTCCCCCATACCTGGGCCCCGACACCCCAGCTCTGCGTACCCTCAGCGAATACGCACGGCCCCACGTCATGTCCCCCAGCAACCGCAACCACCCTTTCTACGTGCCACTGGGTGCAGTCGACCCAGGCTTGCTGGGGTACAACGTGCCAGCCATCTACAGCAGTGATCCAGCGACACGGGAGCGAGAGCTGAGGGAGCGGGAAGCCCGTGAACGAGACCTGAGGGACCGGGACCTGCGTGAACGTCTCAAGCCCGGCTTTGAAGTCAAGCCAGCCGAGTTGGAGCAGCTCCAtgctgtgccagctgctgccatggATCCGTTTCCACGCCATGGCGGGCTGAGTCTGCAGACGGCCCCCGGCCTTCatcctgcttttcccttccaCCCAGGGCTGGGCCATTTGGAGCGGGAGAGGCTGGCGCTGGCAGCCGGTCCGACCCTTCGTCCTGACATGTCCTACGCCGAGCGCTTGGCGGCTGAGCGCCAGCACGCCGAGCGAGTGGCAGCTCTCAGCAATGACCCTTTGGCCCGGCTGCAGATGCTCAATGTGACACCTCATCATCATCAGCATTCCCACATCCACTCCCACCTCCATCTCCACCAGCAGGATGCCATACATGCAG cctcAGCCTCTGTTCATCCTCTTATCGACCCACTCGCCTCGGGATCACACCTCACCCGGATACCATACCCAGCTGGAACCATCCCCAaccctctcctgcctcacccTCTACATGAGAATGAAGTGCTGCGCCACCAGCTTTTTG CTGCACCCTACAGGGACCTGCCAGGCTCTCTCTCTGCGCCCATGTCAGCAGCACATCAGCTCCAGGCCATGCACGCGCagtcagctgagctgcagcgCCTGGCTCTGGAACAGCAGCAGTGGCTTCACGCCCATCACCCTCTGCACAGCGTGCCACTCCCAACGCAGGAGGATTACTACAG CCAcctgaagaaagaaagtgaCAAACCCCTTTAA
- the ATN1 gene encoding atrophin-1 isoform X2 — protein sequence MSSDPRDIDQDNRSTSPSVYSPGSVENDSDSSSVLSQGPSHSYHHPPLFPQSPPVAPPPDSLARPPEPSFGLPGEVHPQGPPTGSYHSQLEGQATRIFQAQAPQTPASSSSAVAAPSAPPSSSSSSSSSSAHAPLYPTANVVQVGAKTAGGVGGLPAPGGREQTLSAKHNPPPTTPISLTSVVGGLPPQKTPPANPPAVPPSSAPSFPHVSANLPPPPALRPLNNAVAASSSPGMVGQALSGHLPSPHGMGQDKAPALAPSRYPYAPPPLPPSSSSAQYPQPSPAQPLPSYSASYGHSFPPPSGLSVSSQPPKYTQPSLPSQPVWSQGPPPYSRPLGNTGNHPAAPFPGQPPHHQQPPQQHHHGHGSGGGVSPAAAAPPQPPGGYPHGLESNSHHPSHATYGLRLYPPHSQAAYSQAASAAAAASSSSSSSSSSSSSSSSSTASSQGSYPGMCAHPPGQSPATYTFPPPPPPSPAHGAGPPVTSAATTLSTVIATMASPSAASYKTVSPPVPPSAVVPYGKRAASPLPTFQQPAPYKPGSPPASSAAPFRAATPPGYRVASSPVAGGYKAPSPAPSAPPPLPGNMAAPAPPPPPLPLSAAQIKQEPSEEYEPPESPVPPARSPSPPPKVVDVPSHASQSARFNKHLDRGFNSCSRTDLYFVPLDGSKLAKKRADLVEKVRREAEQKAREEKEREREREREKEREREKERELERSVKMAQEGRPVECSSLGPVPHRPSFEQGSAVATVPPYLGPDTPALRTLSEYARPHVMSPSNRNHPFYVPLGAVDPGLLGYNVPAIYSSDPATRERELREREARERDLRDRDLRERLKPGFEVKPAELEQLHAVPAAAMDPFPRHGGLSLQTAPGLHPAFPFHPGLGHLERERLALAAGPTLRPDMSYAERLAAERQHAERVAALSNDPLARLQMLNVTPHHHQHSHIHSHLHLHQQDAIHAASASVHPLIDPLASGSHLTRIPYPAGTIPNPLLPHPLHENEVLRHQLFAAPYRDLPGSLSAPMSAAHQLQAMHAQSAELQRLALEQQQWLHAHHPLHSVPLPTQEDYYSHLKKESDKPL from the exons ATGAGCAGTGACCCACGGGACATTGACCAGGATAACAGAAGCACCTCACCCAGCGTCTACAGCCCTGGCAGCGTGGAGAATGACTCTGATTCCTCCTCTGTGCTGTCCCAGGGGCCGTCTCACTCCTACCACCACCCTCCACTCTTCCCCCAGAGCCCACCAGTAGCTCCCCCTCCCGACAGCCTGGCCCGTCCACCTGAGCCCAGCTTTGGGCTCCCAGGTGAGGTGCACCCCCAGGGGCCCCCCACAGGGAGCTACCACTCCCAGCTGGAGGGCCAGGCCACCCGCATTTTCCAGGCTCAAGCCCCGCAAACacccgcctcctcctcctctgctgttgctgctccttctgctcccccttcctcctcctcctcttcctcctcctcctctgcccatgCTCCTCTTTACCCTACGGCCAATGTGGTCCAGGTTGGGGCCAAAACTGCTGGTGGAGTGGGGGGGCTCCCAGCACCAGGGGGTCGCGAGCAGACCCTCAGTGCCAAGCACAATCCGCCACCCACCACCCCCATCTCGCTGACATCGGTGGTCGGGGGGCTCCCCCCTCAAAAGACGCCCCCAGCCAACCCTCCGGCCGTCCCCCCATCTTCggccccttccttcccccacgTCTCCGCCAatctgcctcctcctccagccctgcgcCCACTCAACAACGCGGTGGCcgcctccagctccccagggatGGTGGGGCAGGCCCTGAGCGGCCACCTTCCCTCGCCCCACGGGATGGGGCAGGACAAGGCACCGGCCCTGGCCCCCTCCCGCTACCCCTacgccccgccgccgctgccgccctcCAGCTCCTCGGCCCAGtacccccagccctccccggcccagcccctgcccagtTACAGTGCCTCATATGGCCACTCCTTCCCCCCGCCCAGCGGCCTCTCCGTGTCCAGCCAGCCCCCCAAGTAcacccagccctccctgccctcccagcccgTCTGGAGCCAAGGGCCGCCCCCGTACAGCCGCCCGCTGGGCAACACCGGGAACCACCCCGCTGCCCCCTTCCCCGGCCAGCCCCCCCATCACCagcagcctccccagcagcaccaccacGGCCacgggagcggcgggggggtctccccggcagcggcagctcccccccagccccctggggGTTACCCCCATGGCCTGGAGTCAAACAGCCATCACCCTTCCCATGCCACCTACGGGCTGCGCCTCTACCCTCCTCACAGCCAGGCCGCTTACAGCCAAGCTGCCTCAGCTGCCgctgcagcctcctcttcctcctcctcgtcctcctcctcttcctcctcctcctcctcctccaccgcCTCTTCCCAGGGAAGCTACCCTGGCATGTGCGCTCACCCCCCGGGGCAGAGTCCTGCCACCTACACCTTCCCaccacccccgcccccctcccctgcccatgGGGCTGGCCCTCCAGTCACTTCCGCTGCCACCACGCTCTCCACCGTTATCGCCACTATGGCCTCTCCGTCCGCGGCCTCCTACAAGACCGTCTCGCCCCCAGTACCCCCCTCGGCCGTGGTCCCCTACGGGAAGCGGGcggcctcccccctccccaccttccaGCAGCCGGCCCCCTACAAGCCAGGTTCGCCCCCCGCTTCCTCGGCCGCCCCTTTCCGGGCAGCCACCCCTCCCGGCTACCGGGTGGCCTCCTCCCCTGTGGCAGGGGGCTACAAAGCCCCCTCGCCcgccccctctgccccaccaCCCCTGCCGGGGAACAtggctgccccggcccccccgccacccccgctGCCCCTCAGCGCTGCGCAGATAAAGCAGGAGCCGTCGGAGGAGTATGAGCCCCCCGAGAGCCCGGTGCCGCCTGCTCGCAGCCCCTCGCCGCCCCCCAAGGTGGTAGACGTGCCGAGCCACGCCAGCCAGTCAGCCAG ATTCAACAAACACCTGGACCGCGGCTTCAACTCCTGCTCCCGCACAGATCTGTACTTCGTGCCCCTCGATGGCTCCAAGCTGGCCAAGAAAAGAGCAGACTTGGTGGAGAAAGTGCGGCGAGAGGCTGAGCAGAAGGCGCGGGAAGAGAAGGAGCGGGAacgggagcgggagcgggagaaggagcgggagcgggagaAGGAGCGGGAGCTGGAGAGGAGCGTG AAGATGGCCCAGGAGGGCCGGCCAGTTGAGTGCTCGTCCCTTGGGCCAGTTCCCCACCGCCCCTCCTTCGAGCAGGGCAGTGCTGTAGCGACTGTTCCCCCATACCTGGGCCCCGACACCCCAGCTCTGCGTACCCTCAGCGAATACGCACGGCCCCACGTCATGTCCCCCAGCAACCGCAACCACCCTTTCTACGTGCCACTGGGTGCAGTCGACCCAGGCTTGCTGGGGTACAACGTGCCAGCCATCTACAGCAGTGATCCAGCGACACGGGAGCGAGAGCTGAGGGAGCGGGAAGCCCGTGAACGAGACCTGAGGGACCGGGACCTGCGTGAACGTCTCAAGCCCGGCTTTGAAGTCAAGCCAGCCGAGTTGGAGCAGCTCCAtgctgtgccagctgctgccatggATCCGTTTCCACGCCATGGCGGGCTGAGTCTGCAGACGGCCCCCGGCCTTCatcctgcttttcccttccaCCCAGGGCTGGGCCATTTGGAGCGGGAGAGGCTGGCGCTGGCAGCCGGTCCGACCCTTCGTCCTGACATGTCCTACGCCGAGCGCTTGGCGGCTGAGCGCCAGCACGCCGAGCGAGTGGCAGCTCTCAGCAATGACCCTTTGGCCCGGCTGCAGATGCTCAATGTGACACCTCATCATCATCAGCATTCCCACATCCACTCCCACCTCCATCTCCACCAGCAGGATGCCATACATGCAG cctcAGCCTCTGTTCATCCTCTTATCGACCCACTCGCCTCGGGATCACACCTCACCCGGATACCATACCCAGCTGGAACCATCCCCAaccctctcctgcctcacccTCTACATGAGAATGAAGTGCTGCGCCACCAGCTTTTTG CTGCACCCTACAGGGACCTGCCAGGCTCTCTCTCTGCGCCCATGTCAGCAGCACATCAGCTCCAGGCCATGCACGCGCagtcagctgagctgcagcgCCTGGCTCTGGAACAGCAGCAGTGGCTTCACGCCCATCACCCTCTGCACAGCGTGCCACTCCCAACGCAGGAGGATTACTACAG CCAcctgaagaaagaaagtgaCAAACCCCTTTAA